The Oncorhynchus mykiss isolate Arlee chromosome 5, USDA_OmykA_1.1, whole genome shotgun sequence DNA window CTTTTCAGCACAACAATATGATGTTTGGTTTTCTCCCATTCAGATTATCGCTCAGGAATTCAGCCATAGCTTCCTCCACAAGCAGCCTAAAGCAGGTGTGGCGCAGGCAGCatcaggtaaacacacacaccacataaaatGCTAACACATTTGAATGAATACACATGCCTCACTCTTACACCAAGAACCTCAACTTTGTAATGTAGTATCTTTCTTACCCTCTCTAGCCAAGCGTCGCGCCCCTGCTCCCATGCCTGTAACTCCAGCCCAGAAGATCACCAAACCAGCCGCCAAATATGGAGTGCCTTTAAATGTCAGGAAAGCCTCAGATGCAGCCATGAAACCTGCCGAGTGGAAACCAGCCGTCAAACACAAGATGGTTAGTACTGGAAGAGAGCCAGTGACGTCTTTCAGCCTTCTCAACAGGATGATCCTATACTGGCTGTGCATCCTTGTCTACTGCCCCTCCACTGAGACAGATCTATTCATATTGGTTATGAATGTGTGTTATGAAGATGTGTCATGTTACACCTCAGTGGGACATGGATGggcgtgtgtgtgtcctctgagTCTGAACCCCAGTGTTATATGTTGCTCAGGCCCCCGTCCCCCTCCCAGCAGCACCCCAGAGGAGAGTGAGtcgagtggaggaagagaggaggaaatatGAGGTAGCTACAACAGAGAGAGCGCCTCCTGTAACCTGTATTAACCCCTGCATCTCCTTTTCTTCCTTCCATTACCCCACCCACATAAAGTTCCCTCCTGACGTACATCCTTTTTTCTTCCTCATCATCACTCATCCAAACAGAGTGCAGCCCCCCACTTCTCCTCTTCCAGACAGTTTGAATAGCCCTCCCTCTTCTACACCCCTCTTTCTCCTAACCTGCCTAAAGAGTGCTCTTTTTCCCCCCTCCTTGTATACCTGTTCTATAGCAGTGAACCTCTTGCGTCTTAGTAAGTTCGTGGTTTCATGTTGACTATTGTGTTTACACTACAGGAAGGTGCCAGGAAGAAAAGGATGGAGCTgattgagaaagagaggaaacagagggagCAGGTCAGCTGGGTGTCTAGCATTTGATATACTGTATTACATCTGAAATATGAAACTTCAGATTGTTCATCTTTATTTGTTCTTCAGATGTTTCTGTTGAAGGCTGGACAGATGAAGCGATATGAGCGGGAAAAGGTGAGTCAAATCGAATGTTATTTTCCacgtgcttcgtaaacaacagttGTACACTAACAGTGAAGTACTTACTTACGGGCCccacaacaatgcagagagaaaaataatagAAAAAATAACAACACAAGGAATAactacacaatgagtaacgataacttggctgtatacagggaacaccagtactgagtcgatgtgcaggtgtATGAGGTAATTGAAGTAGACGGTACATATggataaagtgactagtcaaCAGGATAGCTAATAAGcaatagcagcagcgtatgtgatgagtcaaaagggGGCCATTGCAGAAAGTctaggtagctatttggttaactatttagcagtcttatgacttgatggtggaagctgttcagggtcctgttggttccagactttgtgcatcggtactgcttaccatgcggtagcagagagaacagtctctgacttgggtggctggagtcttttgaccatttttagggccttccttgaCAGTGGGGGTAGTATAACTGTAAACAGTAGTTATTTACACTATGTAACATTATGACATTGCAGTAGTGACGATCAAACTTAAGCATTTCATGTAATGCTTATAGTGACTAGTGAACTTTGACCCCCAGATAAACCGGATCAACCGAGCTCGAGAACAGGGCTGGAGGCATGTCCTGAGCTCTAGTGGAGGCAGCAGTCCAGAGAGGAAGGTAcagaatgaccccccccccccccccccccctcatcatcatcatcatcatctactGTGGTTTCACTTCATTAGTCTCACTACACTGGAGATGTTTTATCATCAATCAAAGCTTCTCCTCTCTAACTCACTGTCTTATCTGTCCCCAGTGTTTTGTAGGAGGTGGTGGTATGATGGCTGGGTTTGCAGCTCCTGTCCCAGAGCCCCTGCTTCCTGCTCCATGTCCTGCCCAGGGCCCCACCccaggccctgccccgctctccccTAGCAGGGGCCCATATGAACACTACCATGCTGCTCTGGACCAGCTGGCCAAACCTCAGCCCAAAGAGGGTGCCAGAGAGGGATTCGGAGCAGGAGGAGACACTCCTGTTAGGTGGGTTCAGCCATCATTTCCTTTGGGTAATTTATTGACTCAGGTGACTgattgtgttgttttgtatgtGTAAGGGGTGTGCCAGCTGCTGCCAGCTCAGTGCTGCCCAATGGCCCTGCTCGTCTCCCAGACCCTGATGTGGTGAAGAGAGAGCTACGGAGGCTAGAGTATGTCACCAAACAAACCCATGTTAGCAGGTCCGTGGTTGGTCACAAACCATTCTAGAAAACATTACTCTGTCTCTGACCGGCATTAAAGCTTTGCATGATATTGGATCATATTTATTAGTTATTCCTTACGTTGTATCAATACTAAGTCAATTAAATAACTTCCTCTCCAACTGTCTCCAGGCAACGGGGTCACGCAGCAGCTGAACGGGCCAATCAGGTTCAGGAGTTTCTGCAGCGTAAGAGAGATGCCATGCTGAACAAGGTCCGCGCTGAGGGACAGCTGGTACGTTTTCTCCTTCCTGCCCCCCATTTCTATACTTCTGCTCACTGAACAATAGGATGTCTCTTTTAAAGTCTGTTCAGTTCTCACAAAAGATAACGGGGTTGTTGTATGGTCATGGTTAATAACCAAAGTGTCGATCTGGAATCAAGGTTGAATTGCATGCTTACCGGAGTTTAGACAAAATGCAGCACATTTTTATACATGTGAAATGTGGTTGAATTGAACGGTGAACAGGGTGCCCGGCAAAACCTGGCAGCCATCTATGGTCGGTCCAGCTACAGCAGGCCCAAACccaacaaagaggaggaggtaggagcCCAGCTCTCAGCTCTGGATGTCCAGCCGGCCTCACCCCATCTGATCCCTCACTCATAACAACATGCCTGGGTTTGGCTTGCCCTCTTCAGTTGTGTCTGCATGACACTACACTCAGACACATCCCCTTAAAAGAATAATCCACTTAAAAACTATCTTTTTGTATTTTGTTCATTAATcgactgttgatacagtcccaaaatgttttgcatgtcagcaatcaagttttcaagatgggCTTTCAAAAAGCAAGTTGTCACttgccacatcatcatgatgCAAAACACTCTTGAAAACCTGATTGCTGACTTTCTTAATATTTTGGGACTGTATATTTTTTGATTGGATTATTCCTGTAACTCTGCAGTCAAAGTCACCCAGCAGCACCTCCCAGTGTCCGACTCCCTGTATTGCATGTACTGTGtcaccaggtgtgtgtgtcaATGCACAAGTGTGATTCAGACCTCATACATTTGGTGCACCAGTAATAGCTTTTTTTCCCCTTTCCATAACATATTTTTGTGCACATTATGTTGTCCCTTTTTTTGAtcatttttttttatggaataaaTTAATCTCAAGTAACTCCAGTGTTTCCTTTTTAGGTGTTTGAGTAACTCAAGCTTTGTTTTTATATATTGCACCAGTGTCTTTCTTGCAGTATCAAGTATGTGGATGACTGATTTTACGTCGGTTCTTACATGTCATTTGTTATAGGAAACCATTTTAGTGGATTATTTTGTCATCTGTTTGTGTATGTTGTATAGCTTTGTGTCATATGATGTGTAACCTGTGTGAGTCTGATCCGTGCTGTAGCCTCTTAGCAATATGTGAACTCTTTGTTTGTGTGTTAGTATAACTTCTGCAGTTATGTTCTCAGGAGTACCTGTCCCGGCTGAGGCAGATCAGGCTACAGAACTTCAATGAGAGACAGCAGATCAAAGCACGCCTCAGAGGAGTGAAGGTATCCTTCCACCCTTTCAGAACACATCAGCATAACATCCTTTTAATCAGCCTCTGAACTTCTGTTATGTTTTGGCATTTTTGTTTGCGGGTAATGGCGGCATCATCTGGTTGTTCGCGTGATCAATCCAGTACGACAGTGATGGCTCAGACAGCAAGGAGTCCTGTGAGGAGACAGAGCTGAGGAGAAAGAAGATTGAAGCACTGAAGGCCCAAGCGCAGGCCCGTGCTGCTGTGTTGAAGGAGCAGCTagagaaaaaaaggagagaggcctatgagagagagaagagagcctgGGAGGATCACGTAAGTCCCCATACTCCTCAAGCTCATCTGCTACAATTGTACAGCATGTGTAGGATTAAAATCACTAACATTGATTGTGGTGTGTTTTTGTCAGCTTGCTGCTCGAGACGTGAAGGTTGGAATGGTAGCAGGAGGTGTAGCAGTAGAGCTAGCTCCTCCCCCTCGGCctggcccctccctccctgtacagGACGTTGTAGCTAGAGCCCAGCCTGCATCCAAACCCTCCACCCCTGTCATCTCCATGACTTCTGCTCTGAAGGACGTGGGAGCAGTCAGTAAACACTTAAAGCTTTCAGTTATTTTCCTCCATTATTCCATTTTTATTACACATGCTTTCTTTCTCCCATTTGTCTGTCTCCCAGCAGCTGGCGTCTGTGCAGAGCTCTTTTAAAGATGACTTTCCTAAAACGGACATCATTAAGGTGAGTTGGGTCAATAACTTCCAATACAGCACAGTGCTGCTTCACAAAATTACTATTTTACACTGAGGCTAGTTGGTTGCAGTGCCTTTTGGTTTATAGTAAGACAGTGACTATATGTTTGGTTTTATTGGTGATTTCTTCAGAGTGAGAAGAAGGAGATTCTCCGGAGACTGAATCAGAACTTGAAGGCCCAGAGCCCTGAGGAGGAGGTGTCAGCCACACCCTCAGAAGAACTATGCCCCACCCCCCAGCAGAGCCAGCCTATCGCAGAGGACAGACCGTCCTCTGGTGGGGacaggaaaaagtgggaggctgtAGCTCCGTCTATTCTCTCTGTAGCCCAGCAGACTCTAGAAGAGACCTGTATCAGAACGACTGGTGAGTTATACCATCTGTCTCCTAGAGCCGGACTCTTAAACAGAATCTTGTTCGCTATAGAAAGGACTAGGACCTGTTTGAATTGCTGGATTGACAAGAACCGTGGATCCTTACTCTCACCATTTTGATTCTGagctccatctctcttcctctccttctccccaggCTCTCAGGCTCTGTCTCCAGAGGAGAGACCGTCCTCTGGTGGGGACAGGAAGAAGTGGGAGGCTGTAGCTCCGTCTATTCTCTCTGTAGCCCAGCAGACTCTAGAAGAGACCTGTATCAGAACGACTGGTGAGTTATACCATCTGTCTCCTAGAACCGGACTCTTaaacagaatcaaatcaaatgtatttgtcacatacacatggttagcagatgttaatgcgagtgtagcgaaatgcttgtgcttctagttccgacagtgcagtaataaccaacgagtaatctaacctaacaattccaaaactactaccttatacacacaagtgtaaagggataaagaatatgtacataaagatatatgaatgagtgatggtacagaacggcataggcaagatgcagtagatggtatcgagtacaatatatacatatgagatgagtaatgtagggtatgtaaacattatattaagtagcattgtttaaagtggctagtgatataatttacataaatttccatcaattcccattattaaagtggctggggttgagtcagtgtgttggcagcagccactcatgttagtgatggctgtttaacagtctgatggccttgaaatagaagctgtttttcagtctcttggtccctgctttgatgcacctgtactgacctcaccttctggatgatagctgggtgaacaggcagtggctcgggtggttgttgtgcttgatgatctttatggccttcctgtgacatcgggtggtgtaggtgtcctggagggcaggtagtttgcccccggtgatgcgttgtgcagacctcactaccctctggagagccttacggttgagggcggagcagttgccataccaggcggtgatacagcccgacaggatgctctcgattgtgcatctgtagaagtttgtgagtgcttttggtgacaagctgaatttcttcagcctcctgaggttgaagaggcactgctgtaGAAAGGACTAGGACCTGTATGAATTGCTGGGTTGACAAGAACCGTGGATCCTTACCCTCACCTTTTGATTCTGagctccatctctcttcctctccttctccccaggCTCTCAGGCTCTGTCTCCAGAGGAGAGACCATCCTCTGGTGGGGACAGGAAGAAATGGGAGGCTGGATCTCCATCTATTCTCTCTGTAGCTCAGCAAACTCTAGAGGATACCTGTATCAGGACCGCTGGTGAATAACCTAGACGCATGCATTCCAGCACAATATCTCCTACATCCAGACTATATCTACATGTATACTAATAGATATCTGTTTGTGTATGTTGTAGAACAGACAGTGGGTGAGGTCATTCGGATGGATGTGCTACAGGACGACGCCCCTAGAAAAGCATGGGGGCGGAGCCCGGATTCTCAGGTGCTGAGAGTTCTACAGGAGGCGGAGCTTCAGCCTCTTACCCAGCTGCTGGGGAATGTCAACATCTGTGAAGAGAAACTCACTGGCGAGTCCTTAATatacccaccaacacacacttaCCATTACCAACCACATTCCGTACAGACTCAACGTCTAAGTGCTAATGATTCTGATTGGTTCCCATTCAGACAACTTGAATCAGACGGCTAAGATGGTTGGTGTGAGTGGAACTAAGGAAGTGATGCATTCAGAGGCAAGCCCACCTGCTGTGATATCTGTCGTTAAGAAcacagaggtcaaaggtcaggaaGAGGGGATGATCTCAGTAGACGTGACGGGTCAGGAGAAGAGGCAGGCTATATTAGAAGAGATGCTAAAGACCCCACCCAAACcgatagagatggagggtgagggagtggGTTACATACTATACAGGTTGTCAGATACTGGCAATCTTCATCCAGAGACCTGCAGTCAGTGTATTATATAACACCACCTAAATCACTCAGTCAGTTGTTCTCTTGTTCTCTCCAGATCCAGCAGACTTGGAGTCAGTGGTCCTGGAGGAGTGCCCAAAGCAGGCCTCAAATTCACCAGCTGGAGTAGTGCATGCCTGGGAGAAACGAGCCCTGCCGCTGGGGTGAGGGTTTGCTGGCTCCCCACTGGAGCTGGATTACAGAAATCTAATCCAAGAATAGGTTTCGTTAATCAAGACCTAATGTGATTTACATTGGATTAAAAACCTGTACCTTTAGACTAACATGTGACTTGAACTATAATGAAGCTTAGACATAATattagtatttttattttattttaattttacccccttttctccccaattttgtggtatccaattgttagtagttactatcttgtctcatcactacaactcccgtacgggctcgggcatccaacccggaagccagccgcaccaatgtgtcggaggaaacactgagcacctggcgacctggttagcgtgcactgcgcccggcccgccacaggagtcactggtgcgcgatgagacaaggatttccctaccggccaaaccctccctaacccggacgacgctaggccaattgtgtgtccgcccacggacctcccggtagcggccggctgcgacagagcctgggagcgaacccagagtctctggtggcacagccccTAGACCACTAGTATCCTAAAATGTAATCTACGTAATTCCCAAAAGCAATTATAATGAGAGgaccataaacaataactagtaatgctgcatactcaaatctcacctttctgataaaattgctgaggtgtagtcactttgaaggacacaagctcaagtacacagttcaaatatgaaatattttaTGACGtttttcctattcaacaaaactgtatgaataagACTTGAAATTGCTCATCTGCTTTCTTAATATAGTATAATCAAATTAGAAAACCACTAACTATAAGATTTGTGTATttagaaaatgtgcatattttctcaaggtctctcttgatcaaaacatcccccccccccccccccccccactgctgtGAACGTCACACAGATCTCTATCTTGGCTTCCAAAACTAATTAGGAACTCACTCTCCTTTAATCTCATATACATCTTGTACATCTATGACAAACAAAGTGGAATTATTTTAGATTACTGGATATAAATCGACCTCTGAATGTGCTATAGTGATGAAATAACTCTCTCCTGCTGCACTACGGTGTAAGGATTGCAGGCATTTGCTTTGTCAGTGGCTGATACATATggttcagccaggagttgatggacagttGGAAGAGCAAATTaaatggtaggagggacatcccagcttcaagtggtttCAGATTTCACATCCTAGATTTCACaaaaatatactgtgtctctgGGAACCAGATCGATTTATAATTGAAAATGTCAGTCGGAACTGGTACCAGAACCACGCAGGTCCCCTAAGGGGTGTTGACATCTAAGtggttttaagaaatgttcaTGAAACTCAATTATCAAGAATTATGTCTTGATTTTGTATGTGATTCTCCTATTAGGCCACCAGAGGGCAGAGTAACACCAGCAGAAACCAAAGAGGTTGGGGAGAAAGCAGAGAAGCAACCTGAATCCTCCGGTAAGCTGAGAGAGACACTTCTAAAACTAAACTACCTTTGGTGTCCCAtactcacctccctccctccctctaggtaTAGCACCTGTGTATGAGGAACCTCTGTTTGTGAAGCTGTGCTCCTCGCCGGCCCACCGCCGTACTGCAGCTCTGGTTCTTATGTCAGCCCAGTCGTCCATGGAGGACTCGTCCTCTTCTCTAGCCTCACGCTCAcgctccgtctctcctctccgctccaaACACCACAATGCCCTCCTCATCGGCCTCTCCACCGGCCAGTTTGATGCCAACAACCCAAAGGTGAACAACACTTCTCCTCAAGGAGACTGGAGATAAGAACTAAGGAGAATGAATGGATGTGGAATTGCTAAATAATTCTGAATAACTATTAACATAATCGCACTGTTATGGTGACCCTGAACATCCTCTTTATAATACAACACAAGTAACGAACATATTCTCCTTTTATAAAATGAACAAACAACATATTTCAGAGGTGAATGAAATTGGCTGGTTAATTTCTATATCAATCACATGACAGGATCTGTACCTTCCATTTAATATGATCTTTTATTCTATCCTCTAAAGTGATGTTCAGCTGTAGAGGATGTTTAGGAAATGAACTCTGACCCTTCTGCCTGTGCATGAGAAATGTGGAGGTTCTGTGGTATTTTTAGGTTTTGATTCAGTCTTTATTAATGAAGGGCTTTGGAATAGAGCCAGTCATATTAATCACATGGTCTGAAGAAGGCATGATGAGAGAGGCTATTTATCTTCCTGCATTTTTCATAACATCAATCAGGGACGAAGGAGAGcggtgcagagagagacaggcaaagCTCCCTGTTATTTGTTTGTAGGGATGGGTGTGTCAGAGCTCTACCTTTGATCCGTGTGTGTACTCTGGTCCAGCTTTGAGCCCTACATGTATGTGTTTTCAGCGATGGCTCTCCCTGGACAAAGCGTTATTAATGCAATTCTTCCACATCCGTGATGTGTCATCATACCAGAGTCCACTCCACTGGCCAGcctcacgcatgcacacacacctgcacacatgTCCTCGAACATGCTCCAACTGATACCTCAACTGGCCCCAGGTTAAAGGCATTTTTCACATTTAAAGAAtgtcggttactagtccaccgctctaaccactaggctaccctgccgccccaaaaggAATTTGATTACAATTTGATTAATTTCCTTGATCTTCTGGGCACCTGACCTGCACTATAACTTATGGCAAAATCCTGTTGCAAACTTTCAAAAAAAGTAAAGTTGGTGCTAAAAATATGCATCTGTGATATTTATTTAGTCATGGTGGGTGTGTGACCGGTGCTTTACTGTTTGTCCTCAGATGCTGCGTACCTGCTCTCTACCAGACCTCAGCAGACTGTTCAGCTCTCTACAGGAGGCAGGAGGGGCCAACGGGGCGGTTGCCCCTGACAACGACAACAATCTGGATATAGAGgacatggaggaagaggaggaagaagaggccaAAGAGGATGAACAATCAGAGACTGAAGAGTAAGATACTCATTGCActacacatgcgcacacacacagtgagtataTGTAGAATACAAAGAAACCCAATTTCACTTCTGTGTTTTGTGGAACATCCTTTGTGCAGTTTGAAAACATGACGTGCTATGAGTACTATGAGCTGTGTTCTCTCAGTGTGTATGAGGATGATGACTTGAGGGAGCTAAGGGCCTCCATGGAGAGACTCCTGCAGGAGGAGCGCAGCGAGGAAGATGAGGGGGGATCTGGCTCTAACTCTGGTAGTCCTCCAGAGGAAGAGGGAGGCGATGGCTTTAACGGCAACCCTGCTGAGGATGAAGATGATGAGGAGCTGAACGGGATGGCtgtggatgaggaggagggttCTAATGGGAGTCCAGGTGATGAAGAGGCAGGACACACACTCACCAACGGACTGGAAGAAGAGGAGCACCACAGCAGTGAGAGCCAGCTCAATGAAGAATGGCAATCGGGTACATTAGTAATCCTTCCTTCATCCACATGCACAATACTGTAGCTACAATGCATGCAGCCAGAAGCAGATTTTCAATAGGATTGTGTGTGAACAACAGATGacagtggtgaggaggaggacgGTGCGGCTGAACAGCAGGACAGCATATTCAGCCGTCTGGAGGAGCTGCGGTTTAACCTGGAGCAGGAGATGGGCTTTGAGAACTTTATAGAGGCCTACAACAAGATCAAGGTATGGATGGGACCTGCTTACCCCCTACCCTCCTGAAGTCATTCATTATCTATCATACAGCAATTACACATGGTCATTGAATTTTCATGATGTCCTTGTACCATTAAAGGCAATTCATGAAGATGAGGATGAGAACATCGACATGGGCCCCGACATGGTACTGAACATCCTGGGGACTGAGCACCAGCACCTGTACCCCAACATCCTTCACCTGGTCATGGCTGATGGAGCCTACCAAGAGGGTTAGTATCAAGAGGGTTATACCAAGagggttagagtgtgtgtgtgtatcccaccTTCTCTTATTCCCCCTTTGTTTTGATGGATCTCTTTTCCCTCATGTTTAAATCACGGTCCCATATGTGTTTTTCTATTAATTGTTGTGTTCAGCCAGTATACTGATTCCCTCTTAAACAGGTTTTCCCAGAGCGCTAGACTGCGTGAGCGAGCCAATAAACCCTTTAATCTAATCTGCCCAATCCTATTCTCCCCTAACGCCCCACGGGCTCAGACAATTAGGGACTATGTCAACGTGAAACACACCCTAaagactctctgtctgtctccccctcactcccccgCCTCACCCCTGTGCCAAGTCAGCTGTCATATgctgggggaagggaggggagagggagtgtTTAATTTGTGTCTGATGGAACAGAACGGAACTCTACCAGGACATGAGAGCAGAGGCTTCAGACGGCTCTCAAGCTCTCTCTGGACTATCTCTATGCTCTCTCTTTGTTTTGTTCTCTCTAACACTTTGGATAAAATGAAACACTTGTCTTTCTCCCCCCCTTACCACTCTATTCTGTGTAGATGTCCAGTGCTGGTCTATTTGTCTCTAACAGCCTTGCTCCCTCCCTTTCGATCCATTTTTATTTGATCTGATGTGTGACTCAAGCCCTTCCATTTAGGTAGAGATGTTAATGGAACCAGGCAGGAGGCTTTCTCTCTGAAGCTCAAGGCTTCTGATTTCAAACTCTTTCTGCTGATAGAAGTCTGCCTGTAATGGGAATTAGTCTAACCTGTCGCTGAAGATTAGAGCCTCCATTGATTCTTAAAGGGTTACATGTCTGAATGAAGTGTGTTTGACTGTTGGGCCTAAGGGGGTGATCCTGCTGAATGTTGTGTTACGGTTGTTTTGTCTTGTAGGGTGCCAGATTCACACCTTTTATAGTGTTCAGGGTTTAAGGTCACTGATTTGGGATTAATGGAAATGTGAATTTAGTAATAAAGACTGCAAAAGTGATGTGCTCAGCTTTTTGCCCAGCACCTCAGATTAAGAAAGCTGATTTGACCTGGGGCTCTGAGTGTACTCAGCCACTCTCTCATGCTACAGCCTATCTAATGACTCATTGGTTTTAACATGCaacttcacatctctctctctttctccatcccctcTTCTTCTTTTAGATAATGATGAATAGGGGATATGCGTCCAAGCCGCTGGCAGCTTCTGACAATCTGCTAGCCATCTGATGTCTTCCCAAGGTGCACTGCATGTGGTAGACGACTCTCTGTGTGGAGGGTTGGGGCCATAGATGGATCTGGGAGGGGTTGGAGCCAGGCTCTGGCACAGTTGCATGATTGAATAGGCTATCTAGTACACTGATGTCTGTATTTCCTACTTCCACTTCAAACACCTGACTCACTCTTTTTTAACTTCATGTTCATATGAAAGTGCATTATCAAGAAATACTTTCTGGTAACCAAAGTTAAATGGAAGGTTTCGTCAAACATAAATCTGTCTGTATCTGTTGGAATATATTTATTGACCAGCACCATATCAAATGGTCAATTTAAAGGTCAAACAGGTGATTGTACATGTGATATTCCTAATGCTGGGGTTAGGACCACCCAGTCACCATCCTCACAATACAAACCAGGTCAACTTCTATAAACGTGCAAAACATATTTTCCATAAAAACCCGTTGGACCTCCTTTTTTAAATTACTTTTTCATACAGCTAAATGTTATCTAATGCATTTTCACATTTCTTACCTGTTCTGTTAACCCCAAAATATGTGTTCAGCTCAAAAGGAAGATCACTTTTTGTTTAAGGATGTTGTATGTTGGCATGGTAGCAGCTGCAAGGGACTGCTACTTGTTTGCTTTATGTCAAGTCAGATTGTTACTCTGTTAAGAGAATTGTAAAGATATAAATTACTGGTAATGATATCGATTTTAAAGCGTTATTCTTATTTGATAATAAAGGAAATATTGTAAATAAATGCTTTTTTCTAATCTTTGTTTAGATTTAAGTCTTGTTTGGTGTTTTACTGTATGCATTTTCGCATGTTTGTGTATGATGACTCTGCATAGATCCATTACACTCAAGAAGGACTAAGAAGGTTACATTTCAGACTGCT harbors:
- the nek1 gene encoding serine/threonine-protein kinase Nek1 isoform X14; translation: MDKYEKVRKIGEGSFGKAILVKSREDGKQYVIKEIGISRMSSKERQESRKEVAVLANMSHPNIVQYKESFEECGCLYIVMDYCEGGDLFKTINSQKGVQFPEEQILDWLVQICLALKHVHDRKILHRDIKSQNIFLTKDGTIQLGDFGIARVLNSTVELARTCIGTPYYLSPEICENKPYNNKSDVWALGCVLYEMCTLKHAFEAGNMKNLVLKIIRGSYPPVSIHYSQDLRSLMGQLFRRNPRERPSVSSILDKPFLSHRIFRFLTPEIIAQEFSHSFLHKQPKAGVAQAASAKRRAPAPMPVTPAQKITKPAAKYGVPLNVRKASDAAMKPAEWKPAVKHKMAPVPLPAAPQRRVSRVEEERRKYEEGARKKRMELIEKERKQREQMFLLKAGQMKRYEREKINRINRAREQGWRHVLSSSGGSSPERKCFVGGGGMMAGFAAPVPEPLLPAPCPAQGPTPGPAPLSPSRGPYEHYHAALDQLAKPQPKEGAREGFGAGGDTPVRGVPAAASSVLPNGPARLPDPDVVKRELRRLEYVTKQTHVSRQRGHAAAERANQVQEFLQRKRDAMLNKVRAEGQLGARQNLAAIYGRSSYSRPKPNKEEEEYLSRLRQIRLQNFNERQQIKARLRGVKYDSDGSDSKESCEETELRRKKIEALKAQAQARAAVLKEQLEKKRREAYEREKRAWEDHLAARDVKVGMVAGGVAVELAPPPRPGPSLPVQDVVARAQPASKPSTPVISMTSALKDVGAQLASVQSSFKDDFPKTDIIKSEKKEILRRLNQNLKAQSPEEEVSATPSEELCPTPQQSQPIAEDRPSSGGDRKKWEAVAPSILSVAQQTLEETCIRTTGSQALSPEERPSSGGDRKKWEAVAPSILSVAQQTLEETCIRTTGSQALSPEERPSSGGDRKKWEAGSPSILSVAQQTLEDTCIRTAEQTVGEVIRMDVLQDDAPRKAWGRSPDSQVLRVLQEAELQPLTQLLGNVNICEEKLTDNLNQTAKMVGVSGTKEVMHSEASPPAVISVVKNTEVKGQEEGMISVDVTGQEKRQAILEEMLKTPPKPIEMEDPADLESVVLEECPKQASNSPAGVVHAWEKRALPLGPPEGRVTPAETKEVGEKAEKQPESSGIAPVYEEPLFVKLCSSPAHRRTAALVLMSAQSSMEDSSSSLASRSRSVSPLRSKHHNALLIGLSTGQFDANNPKMLRTCSLPDLSRLFSSLQEAGGANGAVAPDNDNNLDIEDMEEEEEEEAKEDEQSETEDVYEDDDLRELRASMERLLQEERSEEDEGGSGSNSGSPPEEEGGDGFNGNPAEDEDDEELNGMAVDEEEGSNGSPGDEEAGHTLTNGLEEEEHHSSESQLNEEWQSDDSGEEEDGAAEQQDSIFSRLEELRFNLEQEMGFENFIEAYNKIKAIHEDEDENIDMGPDMVLNILGTEHQHLYPNILHLVMADGAYQEDNDE